GGGTCCAGCCGTTCAGGGCGCCGAGTCCGCTGATCACCACGAACAGCGCCAGCCAGCGACCCGACCCGGCATGGCCGAACGTGTCCATCAGCAGCGCAAACGGCGCGCTGGCGCTGGCCAGCACGTCCTGCCGCAACAACAGCAGCGGCACGGTCGACACCACGACGTAGATCAGCGCGACCACCACCGCGCCCGTCATCGTGGCGCGCGGAATGGTGCGGCCGGGGTTGTCCACGCGGCTGGCCGGAATGCTGGCCGATTCGATACCCAGCATCGCGAACAACGCGATGGTGGAAGCCGCCATCACGCCACCAAACGTCACCGGGGTGGTCGGTGGATGGGCCGCATAGCTGCCCGGCGAGCTCAGCAACACCCAGCCGCCAAGCACGGCGATCGCCAGCATCGGCAGCAGCTTCAGTGTGGTGGTGACGATCTGCACGATGCCGCCGGTGCGCACGCCGAGCAGGTTGACCAGGGTGAACAGCCACACCAGTACCAGCGCAAACCACACCGGCGGAATGACGCCGAGTGCCGGCATCACCACGGTGACGTAGCCCACCACGCCAGTGGCCAGCGCCGCGTTGGTCAGCCACAGCGACACCCAGTACGCCCACATCGACATGTAGGCCGGCAGCTCGCCCAGCGTGTCGCGGACATAGCCGTAGGGGCCATCGGCCGCAGGCAGCGCCGCGGACAGATGCGCGAACACCCGCGCCAGGGTGAGGCAGCCGAACAGGGTGATGCCCCAGCCGATCAGCGCGTTGAAACCGAACGGCGCCAGCGACGAGGGCAGCAGGAAGATGCCCATGCCGATCACGTTGCCGACCACCAGCGCGGTGCAGGTCCAGAAGCCGATCCGGCTGCGGTCACGCATCTCGACGCGCGCCTGTCCGCTTCGGTGGCAGCACATGCGGCGACGAGTTCATGCAGATTCGCCGGCCGGCCCCGCATAGGCCGCGCGCAACAGGTTCTGGAAATGCCATACGCCGCTTTCGCGCTTCGGGTTGAGCCGGCCCGGCGTGTACGCGCCGGAGGCCAGCCCCCGCTGCACCGCCTCGCAGATGCCGATGTCCTCGTTCTGCACCTCGTCGCTGAAGCTGCGGTCGGCCTCCATGCGCGCCTGCGCCGCGGCGTCCTGCGCGTAGTAGTAGTCGAACACGATGCGGCAGCGGCCCGGGCCCAGCGGCAGGATGCGATTGGTCTGCAACCTTCCCGGCATGATGTTGAGCATCACGTTGGGATAGATGAAGTAGTAGAACGCCTCGCCGTCGCCGTAGATGTCGGTGCTGTTGCGCAGCGGCGAGGATTGCAGCGAATGCCAGGCGAACAGCTCGGTGTCGTAGGCGCGGTAGTCGAGCACCTTCGACAGGCCCGGATGCACGTGCGGCAGGTGGTAGCCCTCGAGGTAGTTGTCGACGTAGACCTTCCAGTTGCAGTCGATGTCGTAGGTGTCGCGGCGCAGGTAGCGCATCGCCGCCAGGTCGATCGGCGCGATGCGTTCGGCGATGCCGCCATAGACCTCCTCGAACGGCGGCACGGCAGCGTCCAGCGCCACGAACACCAGCCCCTGCCATTCGTGCACGCGCAGCGGCGGCAGGCGGATGTCCTCCACGCGGAAGTCGGCGGCGTCCTGCATCTCCGGCGCGCTGCGCAGCTGGCCTTCCAGCGTGTAGGTCCAGCCGTGGTACTTGCAGTGCAGCGCCCGCGCGCCCTTGCCGTCGCACAGCGCCAGCGGGCCGGCGCGGTGGCGACAGACATTGGGAAAGGCCCGCAGCACGCCATCCTGGCCGCGCACCAGCAGCAGGGGCACGCCGCCGACCTGATCGACCACGTGATCGCCGGGCTCGGCCAGCTGCTCCCGATGGGCCACCAGTTGCCAACTGCGCGCGAACACCGCGCGCTGCTCCATCGCCAGCATCGCCTCCCCCGCGTAGTAGCGCGCCGGCAAGGCGTGTGCCCGGTCGAGCAGTTCGACGACGGTGTCGGTGTGCATGGATTGCTGTCCCCCGGTTGGATGGCCGCGAACAACCCGGCCGATGCGACCCGCCCAGCCCGGCGGAGGCGTCCGGCTGAGCCTAGCGCTTGTGTCGAACCGGCGGCAACCGCAGCTGCGCCGCGCCGGCCGACGCCACTATCTCCCAGCCGGATTCGGTTGTAGATTGCGGCGAACCCCGCGAGAGGCCGCTACCTTCCATGTCAGGCGCCGCACCGCTGTCGTCACTCCGGCCCGTCGCCCCGCGTGGGGCGTTCCCGTCGCCAGCACGAGGCGACGCATGATCGCGGCGTCGGCCAGCGGCACGCTGGAGCAGGCGCTGGCACACGCGGAGCGGCTGCTGCAACGCGACCCCGCACTGGCGGTGGAACAACTCGAAGAAATCCTGCACGCCGTCGGCGCCCATCCGCTGGCGCTGCAACTGCTGGCCGCCGCGCGCCTGCGTCAGGGCGATGCCCGGGCCGCGCTCGACATCCTGCTTCCGCTGGCGCCGTCGCAACCGACATGGGCGGCACTGCAGTTCGACCTGGGCGTGGTGCTGGGCCGGCTCGGCCGCGGCGAAGAGGCGATCGCCGCGCTGCGCCGCGCGGTCGCACTGCAACCCGACCTGCCGCAAGCCTGGCGCGAACTCGGCGACCACCTGATGGCCGCCGGCGAGCAGGACGCGGCGGACGCCGCCTACGCCCGGCACGTGTTGCACTCCACCCATGACCCGCGCCTGATGGGCGCGGCCGTGGCGCTCGCCGAAGGCCGCGTCCCGCAGGCCGAGGCGCTGCTGCGCGAGCATCTGAAACAGGTGCCCACCGACGTGGCGGCGATCCGCATGTTCGCCGAAGTCGCCGCCCGCGTGGGCCGCAACGAGGATGCGCTGAACCTGCTGGCGCGCTGCCTCGAGCTGGCCCCCGGCTTCGACGC
This is a stretch of genomic DNA from Rhodanobacter sp. FDAARGOS 1247. It encodes these proteins:
- a CDS encoding aromatic ring-hydroxylating dioxygenase subunit alpha; this encodes MHTDTVVELLDRAHALPARYYAGEAMLAMEQRAVFARSWQLVAHREQLAEPGDHVVDQVGGVPLLLVRGQDGVLRAFPNVCRHRAGPLALCDGKGARALHCKYHGWTYTLEGQLRSAPEMQDAADFRVEDIRLPPLRVHEWQGLVFVALDAAVPPFEEVYGGIAERIAPIDLAAMRYLRRDTYDIDCNWKVYVDNYLEGYHLPHVHPGLSKVLDYRAYDTELFAWHSLQSSPLRNSTDIYGDGEAFYYFIYPNVMLNIMPGRLQTNRILPLGPGRCRIVFDYYYAQDAAAQARMEADRSFSDEVQNEDIGICEAVQRGLASGAYTPGRLNPKRESGVWHFQNLLRAAYAGPAGESA
- a CDS encoding amino acid permease: MRDRSRIGFWTCTALVVGNVIGMGIFLLPSSLAPFGFNALIGWGITLFGCLTLARVFAHLSAALPAADGPYGYVRDTLGELPAYMSMWAYWVSLWLTNAALATGVVGYVTVVMPALGVIPPVWFALVLVWLFTLVNLLGVRTGGIVQIVTTTLKLLPMLAIAVLGGWVLLSSPGSYAAHPPTTPVTFGGVMAASTIALFAMLGIESASIPASRVDNPGRTIPRATMTGAVVVALIYVVVSTVPLLLLRQDVLASASAPFALLMDTFGHAGSGRWLALFVVISGLGALNGWTLLAGQLTRTMADNGVLPPLLARSNRHGAPVAALLITATLASVMVWMSYSSSLVAAFTFITLVVTAANLPLYLACALALAVLWRRGAPGCSGRGVLLVAGIGAAYVVFAFVGIGGGPFVYALGLIAAGLPLYVFMRWRRKPVAATEA